GCCGCAGCTATGTGTTGCAGTACTTCGCCCGAGGCTGACCAAACCATGCCAAGGTACTGATCAGCAAACCCGACTAGTCGAGACCGTAGTATCGCGACGTGGGGCAGTTCAGGGAAGAGTGGTCAGACATTGCAAGGTCCGAAGCCTCCGTCGAGCTGCCTGCCATAGTCGCCGTTACTCCACGGTCCGTTTTCCGAGAAGCGACGTCTACAGAGTCCCTACCACTATCCACCTGACCTGTATCTGATCAAACGAAGGAGCCGCCATGCCCACGTTGAGCGTAGCGATCCCCGCGTATAACGAGGAGTTGAATCTTGGCCCTTGCCTGGACCGACTACTCGCCCAAACACACCCCATCGACGAGATCATCGTTGTCAACAATTGGTCCACCGATCGAACTGCCCTGATTGCCGACGAGTACGCCTCGCGTCATCCGAACGTGCGCCGTGTCGACGAGGAGATCCCGGGTGTACACCATGCGCGGCGCCGAGGTCTCGACGAGGGCGCCTCCGACATCATCGCGAAGGTCGATGCCGACACCCGGGTGCCGCCCGATTGGGCCGAGACCGGACTCCGCTTCTTCCGAGAAATCGGACATGACGAGTCCGACTTCGGCGCGTTGACGGGCCCCATTCTCATGCATGATGCGCCGAGGTATGAAAAAAACAAGCGGGCGGCGCAGAAGAGCTTCCGCAGGTTGGGCCGGGGCCGTGCGATCGGTTCCGTTCGGGGTCCTGCGTATTTTCTACGGCGCAGTGCTTGGTTGGCGATCCGCGACGATCTGAACGATTACGACCCGATCTGGGAAGATCTGGACATCGGATTAGCTTTGAAGAAGCACGGCTATCGGATTTTCTTCGATCCGGCACTGCTTGCGGATTCCTCGTGCCGTCGATTCCGATACGCACCATGGAGGAACTTTCGATACGCCCGAGGCGGAATCGCGACGGCCCGAGCTCATGAAGACCGCAAGATAACCACGGTGATGATGGTAGACCTGCCCTTCAAGCTGGCGGTCTACACATATCTATGGCTGCTGTTGCGCCCGTGGGACCCACGCACCCGAACATGGCGGCCGCACCGTTATTTCCTGCCCCTTGCGCCCCATATCTCGGCCGAAATTCCTCCTCCCCTGCGGCCATAGATCGAACGGTTGGATCTGAAACGGGGACAAGTCACGCGGCGTCGTTGGGACCCGACACCCAATCGGCGATCCCATGAGGTTGGCCGTCGGTCACACCCGCGTAGTGGACAGCGCACACGACGCACCGTCGCGCAGAAGGTTCGACGACCTCGTCCGACGTTCCGCCCCGGAACTTGGCAGAGTGGTCCCCATGACCACTCCATCTCCCGAGCGCGAAGTGCTCACCTGGGAGCTCAACGGCATCGCCTGCCGTGAACTCGCCGAGCAGGTGGCCGCCGACGCGTTCGTCCCAGACATCATCCTCGGAATCGCCCGCGGCGGCCTGATCCCGGCCGGCGCCCTCGCCTACGCCCTGGACTGCAAGCTGATGATCTCGTTGAACGTCGAGTTCTACACCGGCGTCGGCGAGACACTGTCCGAACCGGTGATGCTGCCCTCGCTCTTGGAGTCGAGCGGTCTGACCGACCAGCGGGTGCTCGTCGTCGACGACGTGGCCGACACCGGCAAGACCCTCAAACTGGTCAACGATTTCTGCCAGGAGCAGGGACGGGTCGCCGAGGTCCGCAACGCCGTGCTCTACAAGAAGCCGCACACCATCACGATCCCCGACTACAGCTGGCGGACCACCGACAAGTGGATCGACTTCCCCTGGTCCGTGCACGGCCCGATCGTGGCGGTGCAGCGATGACCGCGGACAAGACCGGCGCCGAGACCACGGTCCGCGACAACCCCGCCGAACGCCGCTACGACATCCACGTCGACGCGCCCGGTGGTGAGGCACTGGCCGGCTTCGCCGAGTACCGCGACCGGGTCTCCGGGACCGACGCTTCGACGACCGAGCGGGTGTTCTTCCACACCGAGGTCGACCCGGCATTCGGCGGACGCGGTCTCGCGACGATCTTGGTACGCGAAGCCCTCGACGACGCACGCGCACGCAACCTCACGATCGTCGGCGTGTGCCCGCTGGTGGCCGCGTTCCTGAAGAAACACCCGGAATACGCCGACGCGACCGCTCCGGTGACGCCGGCCGTCCTCGAGTGGTTGCGCTCCTGATCCGGACTGATCCGAATCTCGTCCTCACGTGCCCGAGACGCTCCGCACCACCTCGCCCTCTGCGGTCATCTCGATCCGACGCGTGCAGTCTCGCGACGAGACGACCACGGACGCCGCCACCGGTCGGCCCGGCGGCATGATCCGGGCTGTCACCCGCTCGTTGTCGGCAGCCAACTCATCGAGCAACAGGCGCGCCATCCGATCGCGTGACGAAGCGCGGTCTTCTTCATCGAGCGATTGCAGCGCCCCGTCGTCGAGCAGGATCACCACCGCCCCGCGGGCTCGCGCCGCCCACACCGCATCCCGGATCGCGGGCGTGTCCCAGTCGGGTGCCCGGATGCCGTCGCGGAGCTGGGCCTCGAGCAGATGCACCTCGGCGATCTCCGACGACGAGAACTCGTCGTTCGCGGCGATGCGCTCCAGGACCGGGCGCGCACGCTGCTCGAAGTCCTCGAAATTGCGCCGGCGCTCGTCGGCGGCCGCCTCCGTCGATGCTGCGTCGAACGCCTCCCGGAGGGACCGGGCCCGCAGTTCGGCATTCTGATCGGCCATCGGCCGGAGGATGAGCAGGAACAGCGCCGACAGGACGAGAACCGGGTATGCCCACACGGTGATCGTCACGCCGGGAACGAAGCCGCTGCCCCGGTCGAGACCCCACAGCCCGCACAGCACGCTCATCGCCACTGCGCCGGCCCACGCGATTCCCGGCTGCCCACGCACCGCGACGAGCGTCAGCACCACGATTCCTCCTGCGGTCGCTGGGCCGTTCTGCAGCGTCATG
The genomic region above belongs to Gordonia hongkongensis and contains:
- a CDS encoding glycosyltransferase family 2 protein encodes the protein MPTLSVAIPAYNEELNLGPCLDRLLAQTHPIDEIIVVNNWSTDRTALIADEYASRHPNVRRVDEEIPGVHHARRRGLDEGASDIIAKVDADTRVPPDWAETGLRFFREIGHDESDFGALTGPILMHDAPRYEKNKRAAQKSFRRLGRGRAIGSVRGPAYFLRRSAWLAIRDDLNDYDPIWEDLDIGLALKKHGYRIFFDPALLADSSCRRFRYAPWRNFRYARGGIATARAHEDRKITTVMMVDLPFKLAVYTYLWLLLRPWDPRTRTWRPHRYFLPLAPHISAEIPPPLRP
- a CDS encoding phosphoribosyltransferase; the encoded protein is MTTPSPEREVLTWELNGIACRELAEQVAADAFVPDIILGIARGGLIPAGALAYALDCKLMISLNVEFYTGVGETLSEPVMLPSLLESSGLTDQRVLVVDDVADTGKTLKLVNDFCQEQGRVAEVRNAVLYKKPHTITIPDYSWRTTDKWIDFPWSVHGPIVAVQR
- a CDS encoding GNAT family N-acetyltransferase; its protein translation is MTADKTGAETTVRDNPAERRYDIHVDAPGGEALAGFAEYRDRVSGTDASTTERVFFHTEVDPAFGGRGLATILVREALDDARARNLTIVGVCPLVAAFLKKHPEYADATAPVTPAVLEWLRS